Proteins encoded by one window of Nicotiana tabacum cultivar K326 chromosome 10, ASM71507v2, whole genome shotgun sequence:
- the LOC107821175 gene encoding non-specific phospholipase C1, translating to MRHRKMLFPATRLTLFFLVYLLLSPSLSSSFPFHKRKHHKIDGPIKTLVVLVMENRSFDHILGWLHKTRPDIDGLNGSEFNRVNASDPSSPKIFVSDDAVFVDSDPGHSIQAIREQIFGSNDSSANPAPMNGFVQQALNMGVPDMEKTVMSGFKPELLPVYRELANEFGVFDRWFASVPASTQPNRFYVHSATSHGASSNVRKDLIHGFPQKTIFDSLDENGLSFGIYYQNIPATFFFKSLRKLKHIFKFHDYALKFKLHAKLGKLPNYVVIEQRYFDIKLDPANDDHPSHDVALGQKFVKEVYETLRASPQWKEMALLITYDEHGGFFDHVPTPVSGVPNPDGIIGPPPYYFRFDRLGVRVPAFLISPWIDKGTVIHETNGPTPSSQFEHSSIPATVKKLFNLKSSFLTKRDAWAGSFENYFRMRKTPRDDCPEKLPEVKTNLRPWGPREDVKLSEFQIEMIQLASQLNGDHVLKSYPDIGRNMNVGEANRYVEDAVNRFLEAGRAALRAGANESAIVTMKPALTSRASEGGFNKYLEAY from the exons ATGCGTCATCGGAAAATGCTTTTCCCGGCGACCCGCTTAACTTTATTCTTCTTAGTTTACCTCCTTTTATCCCCTTCCCTTTCCTCTTCCTTCCCCTTTCACAAGCGCAAGCATCACAAAATCGATGGACCCATCAAGACCCTTGTCGTTCTGGTCATGGAAAACCGCTCCTTTGATCACATCCTAGGTTGGCTTCACAAGACCCGACCCGATATCGACGGCCTGAACGGCTCTGAGTTTAACCGGGTCAATGCCTCCGACCCTTCTTCCCCGAAAATCTTTGTCTCCGATGATGCTGTCTTCGTTGACTCCGACCCGGGTCACTCCATTCAAGCTATTCGAGAGCAGATATTCGGGTCCAATGATTCTTCTGCTAACCCGGCTCCCATGAACGGGTTCGTGCAGCAGGCTCTCAATATGGGCGTCCCTGATATGGAGAAAACCGTGATGAGCGGGTTTAAACCGGAGTTGTTACCGGTTTACAGGGAGTTAGCGAATGAGTTCGGGGTGTTCGACCGGTGGTTCGCGTCGGTTCCGGCTTCAACTCAGCCGAACCGGTTTTATGTTCACTCGGCAACTTCTCACGGAGCTTCCAGCAATGTCCGCAAAGATTTAATCCATGGGTTCCCTCAAAAGACCATCTTCGATTCTTTAGACGAAAATGGCCTCTCTTTTGGAATTTATTACCAAAACATCCCAGCTACGTTTTTTTTCAAGTCACTGAGAAAACTCAAACACATTTTTAAGTTTCATGATTATGCATTGAAGTTCAAACTCCACGCTAAACTTGGGAAGCTACCAAATTACGTGGTGATTGAGCAGAGATACTTTGATATTAAACTTGACCCGGCTAATGATGACCATCCATCCCACGATGTAGCACTTGGACAGAAATTTGTGAAGGAGGTTTATGAGACTCTGAGGGCGAGTCCACAGTGGAAAGAAATGGCACTGTTGATTACGTATGATGAACATGGCGGGTTCTTTGATCATgtaccaactccggtatctgggGTGCCTAATCCTGATGGGATTATAGGGCCTCCTCCATATTACTTCAGATTTGACCGCTTGGGTGTGCGTGTCCCTGCTTTCTTGATTTCCCCATGGATTGACAAAGGCACTG TGATCCATGAAACAAACGGTCCAACCCCATCTTCACAATTTGAGCACTCTTCCATACCAGCAACTGTGAAAAAACTTTTTAATCTGAAGTCGAGTTTCTTAACCAAACGAGATGCATGGGCTGGGAGCTTTGAGAACTATTTCCGCATGCGTAAGACTCCCCGTGATGATTGTCCAG AGAAACTTCCTGAGGTGAAGACAAATCTAAGACCATGGGGACCAAGAGAAGATGTAAAACTCTCTGAATTTCAAATAGAAATGATCCAGCTTGCGTCACAGCTTAATGGTGATCATGTGCTCAAAAGCTACCCTGATATTGGACGGAACATGAATGTTGGTGAAGCTAATCGATACGTAGAGGATGCAGTCAATAGGTTCTTGGAAGCTGGAAGGGCTGCTCTAAGAGCTGGAGCAAATGAGTCTGCCATTGTTACAATGAAACCAGCCCTCACTAGCCGAGCATCAGAGGGAGGATTCAACAAGTACCTGGAAGCCTACTAA